From the genome of Halorussus caseinilyticus, one region includes:
- a CDS encoding SLC13 family permease, with amino-acid sequence MIQLGMSTERRKIVVFLVAALGAAALAFAPSPDGLSVRGQYAIATMFFAAVLWVTGVVPLAVTALSIPVALTAFGVYGDIDPALSGFADHLIFLFVAGFMLANALQKYNIDRRIALWLMTKMGSSPRRLILAIMLATAFLSMWVSNTATTAMMTPIALGVLAQVIGREEVLEADADDAEAFSNMQIATLLGTAYAASVGGVGTIIGTPPNAVVVTQLNAMLDYSIGFADWLIIGLPIVAVTLPLVWYLLTFHLYPPEIEDVSGARQQAREYLDEEGSLGPRGRRVAYIFTATAGLWVLGGFDLVFEGLLPSQWYTTIFGGPGMTVLGVESHQGLLYYVMVGLYAIPALVLADTVEWEDLVDIDWGTILLFGGGISLADALEKTGATKWIAETIFGSLTGQPILLVVAAVVLLVILLTEMTSNTATSAIIVPILIGIGGIFATTLGLTEVAAAVFLAVSGAVAASFAFALPVATPPNAIVFGSGHLKQKHMMRAGMVLNVLMTAILTGLIWLLFKFVWPGYLW; translated from the coding sequence ATGATACAGCTCGGTATGAGTACGGAACGCAGGAAAATCGTCGTATTTCTCGTCGCGGCGCTCGGTGCCGCGGCGCTCGCGTTCGCGCCCTCGCCGGACGGGTTGTCGGTCAGGGGCCAGTACGCGATAGCCACGATGTTCTTCGCCGCGGTGCTGTGGGTGACGGGCGTGGTTCCGCTCGCGGTGACTGCGCTCTCGATTCCGGTCGCGCTGACCGCGTTCGGCGTGTACGGCGACATCGACCCGGCGCTCTCGGGATTCGCCGACCACCTCATCTTCCTGTTCGTCGCGGGATTCATGCTCGCCAACGCGCTCCAGAAGTACAACATCGACCGGCGCATCGCGCTCTGGTTGATGACTAAGATGGGGTCGTCGCCGCGCCGGTTGATTCTGGCCATCATGCTGGCGACGGCCTTCCTCTCGATGTGGGTGTCGAACACGGCGACGACTGCGATGATGACGCCCATCGCGCTGGGCGTCCTCGCGCAGGTCATCGGCCGCGAAGAAGTGCTGGAGGCCGACGCCGACGACGCCGAGGCGTTCTCGAACATGCAGATAGCGACGTTGCTCGGCACGGCCTACGCCGCGAGCGTGGGCGGCGTCGGCACCATCATCGGGACGCCGCCGAACGCGGTGGTCGTCACGCAACTCAACGCGATGCTCGACTACTCCATCGGGTTCGCCGACTGGCTAATCATCGGCCTGCCCATCGTGGCGGTCACGCTCCCGCTGGTGTGGTACCTGCTGACGTTCCACCTCTACCCGCCCGAAATCGAGGACGTGAGCGGCGCGCGCCAGCAGGCCCGGGAGTACCTCGACGAGGAGGGAAGCCTCGGTCCGCGGGGTCGCCGCGTCGCGTACATCTTCACCGCGACCGCGGGGTTGTGGGTCCTCGGCGGATTCGACCTCGTGTTCGAGGGGCTACTCCCCTCCCAGTGGTACACCACCATCTTCGGCGGGCCGGGGATGACCGTCCTCGGCGTCGAAAGCCATCAGGGACTGCTCTACTACGTGATGGTCGGCCTGTACGCGATTCCGGCGCTGGTGCTCGCCGACACGGTGGAGTGGGAGGACCTCGTGGACATCGACTGGGGAACCATCCTGCTGTTCGGCGGCGGCATCTCGCTGGCCGACGCGCTGGAGAAGACCGGCGCAACCAAGTGGATAGCCGAGACCATCTTCGGGTCGCTGACGGGCCAACCCATCCTGCTCGTGGTCGCGGCCGTCGTCCTGCTGGTCATCCTGCTGACCGAGATGACCTCGAACACCGCGACGTCGGCCATCATCGTCCCGATTCTCATCGGCATCGGCGGCATCTTCGCCACGACGCTCGGTCTCACGGAAGTCGCGGCCGCGGTGTTCCTCGCGGTCAGCGGTGCCGTCGCTGCGAGTTTCGCGTTCGCGCTTCCGGTCGCCACGCCGCCGAACGCCATCGTCTTCGGGAGTGGCCACCTCAAGCAGAAGCACATGATGCGCGCCGGGATGGTGCTGAACGTGCTGATGACCGCCATCCTGACGGGTCTCATCTGGTTGCTGTTCAAGTTCGTCTGGCCGGGCTACCTCTGGTAG
- a CDS encoding DUF1028 domain-containing protein yields MEPRPSTFSIVARDPETEAVGVAVQSKFVSVGSVVPFASADAGAIATQSFANVAYGPDGLDYLREGKSAEEVVAALTDDDPEAPQRQVGVVGQDGSVAAFTGEECFEFADDRQGETYTVQGNILENEATLEAMEDAYEATEGGLPEKLLAALHAGNEAGGDKRGEQSAAMYVVKPEGGYDGKNDRWIDVRVDDHETPIEELERVFKIYDVTLLEREEPDDLRELDGETAAEVAETLAELGFYGTEARSASDASGETASEPTETFGEDEREALEAFRGMNNFENHDLAVVEDALARGWSDADGEGEDRMVDAIWHGLSRSDRK; encoded by the coding sequence ATGGAACCGCGACCATCCACGTTCTCCATCGTCGCGCGCGACCCCGAGACGGAAGCGGTCGGCGTGGCGGTCCAGTCGAAGTTCGTCAGCGTCGGGTCGGTCGTCCCGTTCGCCAGCGCCGACGCCGGAGCCATCGCCACCCAGAGCTTCGCCAACGTCGCCTACGGCCCGGACGGACTCGACTACCTCCGCGAGGGGAAATCGGCCGAGGAAGTCGTGGCGGCGCTGACCGACGACGACCCCGAGGCCCCACAGCGACAGGTCGGCGTGGTCGGACAGGACGGCTCCGTCGCCGCGTTCACCGGCGAGGAGTGCTTCGAGTTCGCCGACGACCGGCAGGGCGAGACCTACACCGTGCAGGGCAACATCCTCGAAAACGAGGCCACGCTGGAGGCGATGGAAGACGCCTACGAGGCGACCGAGGGCGGCCTCCCCGAGAAACTGCTCGCGGCGCTCCACGCGGGCAACGAGGCGGGCGGCGACAAGCGCGGGGAACAGAGCGCGGCGATGTACGTCGTCAAGCCCGAGGGCGGGTACGACGGCAAGAACGACCGGTGGATAGACGTGCGCGTGGACGACCACGAGACGCCAATCGAGGAACTCGAACGGGTGTTCAAAATCTACGACGTGACCCTGCTCGAACGCGAGGAACCCGACGACCTGCGGGAACTTGACGGCGAGACGGCCGCGGAAGTCGCGGAGACGTTGGCCGAGTTGGGGTTCTACGGGACCGAGGCGCGAAGCGCCTCGGATGCGAGCGGTGAAACCGCGAGCGAACCGACCGAGACGTTCGGCGAGGACGAACGCGAGGCCCTCGAAGCGTTCCGCGGCATGAACAACTTCGAGAACCACGACCTCGCGGTCGTGGAGGACGCGCTCGCCCGCGGGTGGTCCGACGCCGACGGCGAGGGCGAAGACCGGATGGTGGACGCCATCTGGCACGGTCTCTCGCGCTCGGACCGGAAATAG
- a CDS encoding DUF7528 family protein, with the protein MVEKFRAESDSCSDPERVAVTVAGETHELTRAEADQLRQSLGEALTERREFVRTAGTHREDGSYVVERRRAESSGHRKVFESFAELRRLYDRLPGEFTAADVQQTGLTGGRRHMLVHHLAEHPHFDCELAKRQPLTARKRANERERPAGGGETGD; encoded by the coding sequence CTGGTCGAGAAATTCCGCGCGGAGTCCGATAGCTGTTCTGACCCGGAGCGAGTCGCGGTAACCGTCGCGGGCGAGACCCACGAACTCACCAGAGCCGAGGCCGACCAGCTACGGCAGTCGCTCGGCGAGGCGCTGACCGAGCGCCGGGAGTTCGTCCGCACCGCCGGGACCCACCGCGAAGACGGCAGTTACGTCGTGGAACGGCGGCGCGCGGAGTCGTCGGGCCACCGGAAGGTGTTCGAGAGCTTCGCCGAACTCCGGCGACTCTACGACCGACTGCCCGGCGAGTTCACCGCCGCGGACGTACAGCAGACGGGACTGACCGGCGGGCGGCGGCACATGCTCGTCCACCACCTCGCCGAGCATCCCCACTTCGACTGCGAACTGGCGAAGCGCCAACCGTTGACCGCGCGAAAGCGAGCGAACGAGCGAGAGCGACCCGCTGGCGGGGGTGAAACCGGAGACTGA
- a CDS encoding DUF7117 family protein, whose product MKVRGQRECNDCGARWSYYETGSVECPDCGSLRSVGVDSERRLHTDSPAEFDLTEVRQDVDARPLREVADRAGETAREYVRKRGFVRGGNLRPLDDTYLAAHELRHAADVVGRGLDLSDDEEWYFLALLRGADAETDPDASETDADKRPAPGEVPESMHPVRGLAYADAVAEYRRELSDWTDEEAVGPNGRDALETLGEHVKRVQALDGDVDADAAELLVAAARDVGRYLREGDDDALVSARDRFGRLA is encoded by the coding sequence ATGAAGGTTCGCGGCCAGCGCGAGTGTAACGACTGCGGCGCGCGGTGGTCCTACTACGAGACGGGGAGCGTAGAGTGTCCCGACTGCGGCAGTCTCCGGAGCGTCGGCGTCGATTCCGAGCGCCGACTCCACACCGACAGTCCGGCCGAGTTCGACCTGACCGAGGTCCGCCAAGACGTGGACGCCCGACCACTCCGAGAAGTCGCCGACCGCGCGGGCGAGACCGCACGCGAGTACGTCCGCAAGCGCGGGTTCGTGCGCGGCGGGAACCTCCGACCCTTGGACGACACCTACCTCGCGGCCCATGAACTCCGCCACGCCGCCGACGTGGTGGGCCGGGGTCTCGACCTGAGCGACGACGAGGAGTGGTACTTCCTCGCGCTTCTGCGCGGCGCTGACGCCGAGACCGACCCGGACGCTTCCGAGACCGACGCCGACAAGCGCCCTGCTCCGGGCGAGGTGCCCGAGTCGATGCATCCGGTTCGGGGTCTCGCCTACGCCGACGCGGTGGCCGAGTACCGCCGAGAACTCTCCGACTGGACAGACGAGGAGGCCGTCGGACCGAACGGACGGGACGCGCTCGAAACCCTCGGCGAACACGTCAAGCGCGTCCAAGCACTCGACGGCGACGTGGACGCCGACGCCGCGGAACTGCTCGTGGCCGCCGCCCGCGACGTGGGCCGATACCTCCGGGAGGGCGACGACGACGCCCTCGTCAGCGCGCGCGACCGATTCGGCCGACTTGCCTGA
- a CDS encoding peptidoglycan-binding protein, giving the protein MNYSRRKFLKTTSTGLLGLGGVAALSGSAAAGRYTIYSDLRTYEDGVTADEIDNAILEVRGDCPLVGLGSTWKDVAAEQGMNAVYMAAHAAHESAWGTSNIAQDKNNIYGWGAYDSDPYDGAKRFDSFEHCIRHVMPRVRDLYLTPGAQYYEGAHLAGMNVHYATDDQWAEKIRDVMNLLASNIDYGGGSGTSYSWPTYSYGDQAESVYSIQYLLEEHGYSLQYHDGIYGSEVQSTVESFQSARGLAVDGVVGPNTWEELYVTVWDAENDPWWATYGAQHHLRYGQGYDIAVDGYYGPETRGAIEDFQSNAGITVDGIVGHDTWQALADR; this is encoded by the coding sequence ATGAACTACTCACGACGAAAGTTCCTCAAGACGACGAGTACAGGACTGCTGGGTCTCGGCGGCGTCGCGGCCCTCTCGGGGTCGGCCGCGGCCGGTCGATACACCATCTACTCCGACCTTCGAACCTACGAGGACGGCGTTACCGCCGACGAAATCGACAACGCGATTCTCGAAGTTCGCGGCGACTGTCCGCTGGTGGGTCTCGGAAGCACGTGGAAGGACGTGGCGGCCGAACAAGGCATGAACGCCGTCTACATGGCGGCACACGCCGCCCACGAGTCGGCGTGGGGGACCAGCAACATCGCCCAAGACAAGAACAACATCTACGGGTGGGGCGCGTACGACAGCGACCCCTACGACGGCGCGAAGCGCTTCGACTCCTTCGAACACTGCATCCGCCACGTGATGCCCCGCGTCCGCGACTTGTATCTCACGCCCGGCGCCCAGTACTACGAGGGCGCGCACCTCGCCGGGATGAACGTCCACTACGCCACCGACGACCAGTGGGCCGAGAAGATTCGTGACGTGATGAACCTGCTCGCATCGAACATCGACTACGGCGGCGGGAGCGGTACCTCCTACAGTTGGCCGACCTACTCCTACGGCGACCAAGCCGAGTCGGTCTACTCCATCCAGTACCTGCTGGAGGAACACGGCTACAGCCTCCAGTACCACGACGGCATCTACGGGTCGGAAGTCCAGAGTACCGTCGAGTCGTTCCAGTCGGCGCGCGGACTCGCCGTGGACGGCGTGGTCGGCCCGAACACGTGGGAGGAACTCTACGTGACCGTGTGGGACGCCGAGAACGACCCGTGGTGGGCGACCTACGGCGCGCAACACCACCTTCGGTACGGACAGGGCTACGACATCGCCGTAGACGGCTACTACGGTCCGGAGACCCGCGGCGCTATCGAGGACTTCCAGTCGAACGCGGGTATCACCGTGGACGGCATCGTCGGCCACGACACGTGGCAGGCGCTCGCGGACCGATAA